One segment of Daphnia magna isolate NIES linkage group LG2, ASM2063170v1.1, whole genome shotgun sequence DNA contains the following:
- the LOC123469917 gene encoding zinc finger MYM-type protein 1-like, which produces MNEHEGSSDHRNAITTFFLRCEKVEGQARIDSQFVATYLSEKSYWKSILKRLLSVIFFLSSRGLAFRGSNQIIGSPKNGNYLGLLEIIAEYDTLLANYLKDYGNKGKRNVSYLSANICEEFIQLILEQVLQFIVKELKQAKYYSIIIDSTPDVSRVDQLTLSFRYVLENGNPVERFVGFIPMSGHSGAAMKDLVMETLEKLQISIEDCRGQSYDIASNMSGIYNGLQALIKERNGLAEYVPCGCHSLNLVGVCAAECNGACVDFFGLVQEINNFLSASTHSWGVLLSHLDGKKIKVPKCLSAKRWCARANAVTALREEYPLFKKVLDEIA; this is translated from the coding sequence ATGAATGAGCACGAAGGCTCATCAGATCATCGTAATGCTATcacaacattttttcttcggtGTGAGAAAGTTGAGGGCCAAGCACGAATTGACAGTCAGTTTGTTGCAACCTACTTAAGCGAAAAATCATATTGGAAATCAATTTTGAAGCGATTGCTGTcagtaattttcttcttgtcatCGAGAGGTCTTGCCTTCCGTGGTTCAAACCAAATCATTGGCTCCCCCAAAAACGGTAATTACCTTGGTTTGCTAGAAATCATTGCTGAATACGACACACTTTTAGCCAATTACCTTAAAGACTACGGCAATaaaggaaagagaaatgtATCCTATTTATCGGCTAATATATGCGAAGAATTTATTCAATTAATTTTAGAACAAGTGCTGCAGTTTATTGTGAAGGAATTAAAGCAAGCAAAGTACTACTCAATTATAATTGATTCAACACCTGACGTGTCTCGTGTAGATCAATTAACACTTAGTTTTCGTTACGTATTGGAAAATGGAAATCCAGTTGAACGTTTTGTTGGTTTTATACCAATGTCTGGCCATTCAGGGGCTGCAATGAAAGATTTAGTCATGGAAACACTTGAAAAGCTCCAGATTTCTATTGAAGACTGCCGTGGGCAATCATATGATATCGCATCAAATATGTCTGGAATATATAATGGATTGCAAGCACTTatcaaagaaagaaacggcTTAGCAGAGTACGTCCCCTGTGGTTGTCATTCTTTAAATCTTGTTGGAGTGTGTGCAGCTGAATGCAACGGAGCTTGCGTTGATTTTTTTGGCCTAGTTCAAGAAATTAACAACTTTTTGTCTGCCTCGACTCACAGCTGGGGGGTTTTATTATCACACCTTGATGGTAAGAAAATTAAGGTACCAAAGTGCCTTTCGGCAAAGAGATGGTGTGCTCGGGCAAATGCTGTTACTGCCCTACGTGAAGAATATCCGTTGTTTAAGAAAGTGCTTGATGAAATCGCTTGA